The genomic window TCGATTCGGCGGCCTCGCCGTCGGTGTCGCTCTCGTCATCGCCGGCGCGCTCGCTCGCGTCGGTCAGCGTCGACGCGTACTCGCCGGGGAGGTACTCGGCGACGTCTTCGGCCTGCCCGCTCGAGAGCGTCTCGCCGAGGGTCTCGAGGGTCGCCGCGGTGATCGGTTCCGGGTCGTCGATCTCGCCGGCCCGCGTGACGCGGTCGTGGAAGTCGGATTCGTCCATCTCGACTCACCGTCGAACCCTAGAACGTTCCCGCCACTACCGGCGTTGCCATCGATTGCAAGCGTGGCTCGAGACTGTCAAAATCAAGGAGCAACGCGCTCGAAACGCGGGTTCCGGCGACAGTAGGCTTATCGACGACGACGGCGTAGTGTGCTATGTCATGGCACAACGAGAGGTTCAACAGGAACTGTCCGTCGACCAGTACACGCTCGGTCTCGTCGGTCCGGATCAGGAGTGGGCGGGCACCGTCGCGGACGGCGGGACGATCGAGACGTACACGCCGCCGGGCTGTTGGGGTCCGATGGTGACGCCCGAGTTCCGCGGCGGCCACGAAGTCACGCGGCCGATCCGCGTCGAGGGCGCCGAGGTCGGCGACGCCGTCGCCTTGCACATCCGGGACGTCGAGGTGACGAGCATGGCGACCAGCACGGGCTCGATGGCCGAGCGCGAGGACGCCTTTTACGACGACCCGTTCGTCGATCACCGCTGTCCCGAATGCGGGACCGAATGGCCCGAGACGACCGTCGAGGGCACGGGCGAGGAAGCGATCAAGTGCGCCGAGTGCGGCGCCAACGCCTCCTCCTTTGGCTTCGAGTACGGCTACACCGTCGCCTTCGACGACGACCGCACCGTCGGGATCACGCTCGACGAGGACGGCGCCCACGAACTCGCGAAAAACGCCGACGAGGTGATGGACATCCCCGAGAACTCGCGCCAGCACCCCATCCTGCTGTACGAACCAGGCGAGATGCCCGGCACGCTGGGTCGTCTGCGACCGTTCATCGGCAACGTCGGAACGACGCCGTCGATCACGATGCCCGACTCGCACAACGCGGGCGACTTCGGCCAGTACCTCATCGGCGCCGAGCACGACTACGGCCTCGAGAGCGAGGACGAACTCGAGGCCCGCACCGACGGCCACATGGACATTCCCCAGGTGCGGCCGGGCGCGACCCTGCTCTGTCCGGTCGAGATCGACGGCGCCGGCGTCTACGTCGGTGACCTGCACGCGAACCAGGGCGACGGGGAACTCTCCCTGCACACGACCGACGTGAGCGGCACCGTCCGGATGGACGTCGAGGTCATCGACGACCTCGAGCTCGACGGTCCCGTCCTGCTGCCGCCCGAGGAGGACCTGCCCTTTATCAGCAAACCCTACAGCGAGGACGAACGCGAGGCGGGTCGCGAACTCGGCGCCGAACACGGCGTCGATATCGAGGACGACATGGGCCCGATCCAGGTGATCGGCTCCGGCGCGACGGTCAACGACGCGACACAGAACGCCTTCGACCGCGCCACGAAACTGCTGGACATGAGCGAAGGGGAGGTCCGCTCGCGGTGTACGTTCACCGGCGGCGTCCAGATCGGTCGGCTGCCGGGCGTCGTCCAACTCGACATGCTCGCGCCGCTGGACGTGCTCGAGGACCGCGGCATGGCGCATCTGGTGCGCGACCAGTACGGGCTGTAGGCGAGAAACGGCTCGGCGGTCGTAATGCGGTGGCGCGCGCTGAATCGGGGTGAGGCGTGCGAGGTCCTCCCGTCAGTTGGACCTCGGTAAGCGAGCGGTGATCGAAGGGAACCGCGAGTCACTGACGAACCCCGATTCGATATCGTGCGAGCGAATCGGGTGGGGAGGGTGTGGCCTTCCTAGCTGCCGCGTGAGCAGTGCCTCGATCGCCCAATTACCCGGATCATAGCGAAACGTCTCGAGAGCCGCCCTGAACCGCGGGCATTAGCGCCAGCGACGCGTCGCTCGGAACCGGTTCGTCGAGGCCCGCGCGCTCGTCGTCGACCGTCACCCTGACGCTCGGCCGCACCGTCTCACCGTCGTAGAGCTGTGACTCCGCTCGCGGATACGCGTCGACGAACGCCGCGATGGCGTCCGCGGCGGTGCCGCCAGACCACTCGAGCGTGACCGTCTTCTGGCCGGTCGCGCTCCGGAGCGGGCCGTAGACCGTGATCTCGGTTTCCATACTACCCGTTCGGTGACGGAAGACATATAGAACGTGACGCGGGTCGTTGTTCGTCTGATCGCGAAAATCGAAACCGAATCGGTCGTCAGTCGTCGCTGGGTTCGGCGCCGGCCGCGTTCGTCGCCGTCGCGTCTTCCCGGCCGGACCAGTCCGAGGAGAACGCCGACGCGAGCGTGAAGTAGAGCATCACGAGGACGAACAGCCCCAGCACGGCGCTCGCGACGGTCCCGATCCCGGACGTGAGGTTGAACAGGACGATACCCGCTGCGATTCCGCTGGCGGTGAGAGACATTTGCGCTCGTTCGAATGTGGTTCGGCCCTCAATATGAGGGTTACTTCTCCGGATCCGGGTGCTGATCGCTACCACAGCGCTCACTTCGGTGGCGGTCTCGCTCGACGAGTCGGTCGTCGGTCCGAGAACTGCCGGTCAGTCGCGGTCCGGTCGAACTAGAGGCGTCTGACCGCGCCGATCGCGCTCGAGAGCGGCGGCGCGTCGAACAGTTCTCTGCCGGTGTAGGCGTTGGCGCCGGCGCAGTAGAGGTCGCGGGCGGTCTCGACGACCTCGTCGTCGAGCGGTTCGGGTTCCTCGTCGCACAGCGACTTCCAGTCGGCGACGTCGGTCCGTTTCGCCTCGGCCTTGGCCTCGTCGACGGCCTCGACCCAGTCGGGCTGGGTGCGCTTGTGGTACTGCCGGAGGACCTCCTTCGAGAGCTGCGTGCCCTCGTAGCTGAAGCGGTTCTCGTCGAACGTGCCGACGACGTCCGCGACGCGGATCTCGCCCTGATAGTAGCAACACTCGATCTTCCCGTCTTCGTGGGTCAACCCGGCCGACTCGGCCTGCTCGGTGACGATCCGGTTGACCTCGCGAGCGACCGACTCGAGCTCCTCGATATCGGCCCGGCCGGCGATCTCGTCGGCCTCCGCGCGGTCGAGTTGCCGGTCGCTCTCCTCGTACTTCGTCGTGAACTCGACGATCGGCTCCTCGAGGTCGACGGCCTCGTCGGGCCACTCGTCGAAGGCGAGACCGTGGTCTTCGGGCTCGGTCCGACGGCGCAGACTCGAGCCGACGGGAACTCGGTTCCGGAAGACGATCTCCAGCGGGACGAGGTAGTTCTCGCCCGCATCGGCGTGGTAGCTGTCGTACTCGTACTCTCGACCCTCGTGGGGGAGGTCGGGGACCTGCGTCAGCTCGATGGCCATCTCCCAGGGCGGACTGGAAGTCTCCTCGAGCGGGACGACCTCGCCCGACTCGACGACGCCGCGGTAGTGGGTCGAGACGCCTTCCGACTCGAGCAGTTCGAAGTTGAACGCGCCCATCGTACAGAGGCTCGCGCCCTTGTCGGGGATGCGATCGGGCATCTGGCCCCAGTCGAAGACGGAGTAGGCGTCGGTGAAGACGAACGACCCCTCGCCGAGTTCCTCGTCGGTCGCTTCCTGCTCGATCCGGAACTCCTTGACGCTCGTCACGTGAGACACCTCCGACGGGGGCGTACGTGACGTTCGAACGGTTTCGCTGTGAGAGCAGTCATACGCGACACCTCAGGACGTGTCCGCCGCCGCAGTTCATACCCCAGTTGCCGTGGTCGGCCCCTAAGAAGGTTTCAGTATCGCGCAGGGGACTCCGGTCGGCGAGGCCGCGTCTCGAACCGGAGTCCGAATCGATCGCTGGATTCCCGCTCACTCGCCGTCGACGGTCTCGAGCAGTTCTTCCGCGTCCCGCTGGAGCGGGTCCTCGAGGGCCGCGTCGTCGACGAGGTGGCGAAGGGCCGAATCGCACTGGGACGTCGCCATCGCTTCGAGCGCCTGCCGTCGATACCGGTCGGCGATGTCTCCTTCGCGGACGAGCGCCGCGAGCTCGTCGCACTCGTTGGCCGTCTTCAGTTCGCGGATCGCACCCGCGCGTTGCTCTTCGTCGGCCCCCTCGTCGAGGGCGAGGTCGATACACTCTTCCGGTGTCCGTGAGCTCATAGACGACCGTTCGCGGTCACTGCCGATAACTTCGGGACCTGCGATCGACGGA from Haloterrigena sp. KLK7 includes these protein-coding regions:
- a CDS encoding acetamidase/formamidase family protein; its protein translation is MAQREVQQELSVDQYTLGLVGPDQEWAGTVADGGTIETYTPPGCWGPMVTPEFRGGHEVTRPIRVEGAEVGDAVALHIRDVEVTSMATSTGSMAEREDAFYDDPFVDHRCPECGTEWPETTVEGTGEEAIKCAECGANASSFGFEYGYTVAFDDDRTVGITLDEDGAHELAKNADEVMDIPENSRQHPILLYEPGEMPGTLGRLRPFIGNVGTTPSITMPDSHNAGDFGQYLIGAEHDYGLESEDELEARTDGHMDIPQVRPGATLLCPVEIDGAGVYVGDLHANQGDGELSLHTTDVSGTVRMDVEVIDDLELDGPVLLPPEEDLPFISKPYSEDEREAGRELGAEHGVDIEDDMGPIQVIGSGATVNDATQNAFDRATKLLDMSEGEVRSRCTFTGGVQIGRLPGVVQLDMLAPLDVLEDRGMAHLVRDQYGL
- a CDS encoding DUF2267 domain-containing protein, translating into MDESDFHDRVTRAGEIDDPEPITAATLETLGETLSSGQAEDVAEYLPGEYASTLTDASERAGDDESDTDGEAAESISRAAFVERVRDRAADYAGGGIPDETDELRPRVEAVTEALQETIPREEQRGVRSQLPEDVESLFTGGESGR
- a CDS encoding phosphoribosylaminoimidazolesuccinocarboxamide synthase; protein product: MTSVKEFRIEQEATDEELGEGSFVFTDAYSVFDWGQMPDRIPDKGASLCTMGAFNFELLESEGVSTHYRGVVESGEVVPLEETSSPPWEMAIELTQVPDLPHEGREYEYDSYHADAGENYLVPLEIVFRNRVPVGSSLRRRTEPEDHGLAFDEWPDEAVDLEEPIVEFTTKYEESDRQLDRAEADEIAGRADIEELESVAREVNRIVTEQAESAGLTHEDGKIECCYYQGEIRVADVVGTFDENRFSYEGTQLSKEVLRQYHKRTQPDWVEAVDEAKAEAKRTDVADWKSLCDEEPEPLDDEVVETARDLYCAGANAYTGRELFDAPPLSSAIGAVRRL
- a CDS encoding MoaD/ThiS family protein: METEITVYGPLRSATGQKTVTLEWSGGTAADAIAAFVDAYPRAESQLYDGETVRPSVRVTVDDERAGLDEPVPSDASLALMPAVQGGSRDVSL